The Candidatus Poribacteria bacterium genome segment GCGATTCCCCGTAGGAGTGTTTCATCTAAATACGTGAGTTGTTTTGCCTCATCAATCCATCTTTGCAAAGTTTCGGCAGTCATAGCAGCTGCAGGTGCGGCGGGTGCCGTTTCTAATGCTGCCATGACCAATGCTAAATCATCATTATCGACGACCCTATTACCGTTTACGTCAGGATTCGGATATGTATCTTCAGGTGGCGTTGTGCCGATAGTGGCAGCAACTAACACGAGGTCCATCACATCCACAATACCATCAGCATTCACATCTGCTGCAACATGATTTTCTGGTAAGACGACTTGTGCAGTAAGCGTAAGTGGCGTGATAACCTCTTCAGCAGTTGCCTGAATAGTAATGGTCCTGAGTTTCATGCCAAGGTGCAGGAAGGTTTTTGCGCGCCCCTCTGCATCGGTCGTAACAGTTTTATCTGTCAGTTCAGCCTCACCTTCTCTAATTGAAAAAGTAACGCTAACCCCCTGTTTAGGTTTATCATTCGCATCCCTATATTCTACAACAAAGGGTGCGGAAAGCGTGCTGTCTACAAGACCGCCCTGTTTATCACCAGCGATCAAATGCAATTCCGGGTGTGTGATGTTGTCAAACGTAACGACTATTCCGCTTGCTTGCATTGCAGGAATGTATATGCGAATAGATTCATTGCTTAAGGGATTTTTTTCA includes the following:
- a CDS encoding T9SS type A sorting domain-containing protein; translation: MQASGIVVTFDNITHPELHLIAGDKQGGLVDSTLSAPFVVEYRDANDKPKQGVSVTFSIREGEAELTDKTVTTDAEGRAKTFLHLGMKLRTITIQATAEEVITPLTLTAQVVLPENHVAADVNADGIVDVMDLVLVAATIGTTPPEDTYPNPDVNGNRVVDNDDLALVMAALETAPAAPAAAMTAETLQRWIDEAKQLTYLDETLLRGIATLEALLASLLPEKTVLLANFPNPFNPETWIPFHLAESTEVTLHIYGIDGVLVRTLAFGQKSAGIYDHRTRAAYWDGRNAQGERVASGVYFYTLTAGDYTSTRKMLIRK